Within Cytophagia bacterium CHB2, the genomic segment TTTATTTTTTCACCAAGTATTTCGGCGGCGGCATGCGCACTGCCATCACGAAAAAGCGCAAGCAGGAAGGCAAGGTCGCTTCGATTATTGCCGAAAACGTCACGGCTATGGCGCTGGTGCAGGCCTATGGCCGCGAAGAAACCGAACGCGCGCGCTTCACCTCCGGCAATAAGGAAAGCTTGCAGGCGCAGCTTCGCGCCCTAAGCTTGAGCCGGACGTTCGCCCGTATTGTGGAATTTTTGGTGGCCTTGAGCGCCGCCGGCGTGCTTTACTTCGGCGGCCTCTATGCGCTCGAGGGCGCCATTCTGCCGGGAACGCTGGTCGTGTTCATGGCTTACATGCGCGACATCTACGGCATCTTTGAGAAGTTCAGCGAGCTTTTTCTCGGCATTGCCAAGTCGCAAGTCTCCGGCGAGCGCTTGCTCGAGCTGGTCGAAAACGACATGATCGTGCAGGATGATCCGAAGGCCGCGCCGGCGCCGGCGTTTCAGGGCCGCGTCGAATTCAAGAACGTCAGCTTTGCTTATAAAAAAGGCCGCGAGGTTCTAAAGAATCTGAATTTCACGGTCGAGCCGGGTGAAACCATGGCCCTGGTCGGCCACAGTGGCGCGGGAAAATCAACACTCATCAGTTTGCTGCTGCGTTTTTACGATCCGCAGCAGGGCCAGATTTTGATCGATGGCCAGGATCTGCGCCAATTCACGCTCAAATCCTTGCGCGATCAGATGACGATCGTCTTGCAGGAAGCCAAGCTGTTTCGCCAAACCGTGCGCGAGAATATTGCCTTTGGCAAATCCGGCGCGACCGAAGAAGATATCATTGAGGCGGCCAAACTGGCCAAGGCGCACGATTTCATCATGCGCATGCCGGAAGGCTACGACACCATGATGTACGAGGGCGGCGACAATCTTTCCGGCGGCCAGAAACAGCGCATCAACATCGCGCGCGCCATTATCCGCAACACGCCGCTGATGATTCTCGACGAACCGGTGACGGGTTTGGATGCGCGCGCCGAAGCGCAAATCAATGCGGCCATCCACCGGCTCACGCGCGGCAAGACAACGTTCATCATCGCCCATAAATTTTCCACCATCGCGGCCGCCGAAAAAATACTCTTGCTGGAAGAGGGCGAGGTGGCGCATTATGGTTCGCACGAACAACTCCTGCGCGAAAGCCCGCAATATCGCGAGTTGTATGAACTGCAATTCGGCCGGCAAAAGGAAATCGCGCGTGAGGAGGTTATTGCCAACGGCAAGAATGGACAATTTGAATCGCAGGCTGTGGCAACGCTGGCCAGTTCTTGAAGACTCTCTGCCTGAACGCATCACGACGAACGACGTTACTACGAATGCGCATAACATCGAGGCTTATTGATGAGCAGTAAGGAGAAAT encodes:
- a CDS encoding ABC transporter ATP-binding protein — its product is MSLFDNLSKLRQMGGKNEREKLNFKGLVRIYKVFGRHYKKYWKILTVAYLCLFGTIGVMVLTPWPLKLILDHIILKQPLPEFFSFLNPLYSGNPRLLLLLLALSIVVIAFLEATFSYFNKFWVSATGDRINADIRERVFSHLQRLSLSFHESMQSGNLIYLLTADVKEMKKVLIDFPQDLTNRVVSFAVYAGLMLALDWRLGLIGLCTMPLIYFFTKYFGGGMRTAITKKRKQEGKVASIIAENVTAMALVQAYGREETERARFTSGNKESLQAQLRALSLSRTFARIVEFLVALSAAGVLYFGGLYALEGAILPGTLVVFMAYMRDIYGIFEKFSELFLGIAKSQVSGERLLELVENDMIVQDDPKAAPAPAFQGRVEFKNVSFAYKKGREVLKNLNFTVEPGETMALVGHSGAGKSTLISLLLRFYDPQQGQILIDGQDLRQFTLKSLRDQMTIVLQEAKLFRQTVRENIAFGKSGATEEDIIEAAKLAKAHDFIMRMPEGYDTMMYEGGDNLSGGQKQRINIARAIIRNTPLMILDEPVTGLDARAEAQINAAIHRLTRGKTTFIIAHKFSTIAAAEKILLLEEGEVAHYGSHEQLLRESPQYRELYELQFGRQKEIAREEVIANGKNGQFESQAVATLASS